One Gammaproteobacteria bacterium genomic region harbors:
- a CDS encoding transposase, which yields MNKLKNWKGHVWQGRYFSSPLDDDYTWAAIRYVERNPVRAKLSRKAEKYRWSSAAGHCRLVDDPVITRQVGWQKQFNGIGDWSAWLAEGDNTEEMTQLRHHVDKGLPCGSETFIRKLERLAGRALSFKPQGRPKRVSDNE from the coding sequence GTGAATAAACTTAAAAATTGGAAAGGACATGTCTGGCAAGGGCGTTATTTTTCTTCACCATTGGATGATGACTACACATGGGCGGCTATACGTTATGTTGAACGTAATCCCGTCCGCGCCAAACTATCACGTAAAGCAGAAAAATATCGTTGGTCGAGCGCAGCAGGCCATTGCAGATTAGTGGATGATCCTGTGATCACGCGCCAAGTGGGTTGGCAAAAACAGTTTAATGGAATAGGTGATTGGTCGGCATGGTTGGCGGAAGGCGACAATACAGAAGAAATGACACAATTAAGACATCACGTGGACAAAGGATTGCCTTGTGGTTCTGAAACCTTTATTCGTAAACTGGAAAGACTGGCAGGACGTGCGTTAAGTTTTAAGCCACAAGGACGACCTAAGCGAGTATCTGATAATGAATAA